The Bombus vancouverensis nearcticus chromosome 7, iyBomVanc1_principal, whole genome shotgun sequence region tcctcgcacATAAAATCATCTTCACCGTCTgacattttacaaatatttaagaaatttcaattgtaaaaataaaaagttcaCGCAATCCTGTTGACAACTGCAAGCACGACCAAGTTTGTATTTTGAAATTCACATGTATGCACTGTGTTACACATGTGCTTTATGCAACTTCTATAAAGATACCAAGCTCTGACCACATCAATACTGTTCAATTattctaaattatttttaacaaaacaTATGCATAATTCTTTTGATAATTAAAGTTTCCCACTAACATGtttgaaaatattcaaataattttcatttaaatttatttatctgcTTTTTAAGAATATGACGTTGACTAGTGACTTATCAGATTCTGACTGATTTCACTCCTAACTCCCACCTCAGGTCTATGTTTTCGTCAACGTAGTAGGTTATGTTTCTGATTACAAAATGGTTAATTCAAACGAATCATCAAATAAACCAATACTTTATGAattgttagaatattttattcgcGAGCAAGAGCCAGAATTAATAGTAAGTTTACACTGTTACTTGTTCAAAAGAAATCTAGAATGAGACACATTCTACATCATCTACAATTCTTAcgcatttataatataatatctatTTCAGAAATGCAAAAATGATTCTGTAATATTGCCTACGACAGGGACAATAAAAAATGCACTTAGATATCTTAATAATAGATATTCTTTACCAGAAAGTATATCACAACAAATTAGCCTTACTCTACCATGGAAATTTGCAATTGGGGATCATGGACGTTTACTTGCTGTTTTACAAGAAAATGTCATAGAAATTCGAAAAGCAAAAGATGAATATTCTTCAGTTGTTGGGAAAGCTTCCGGTAAATTCATATGATTTCTTAAATCTGCCTAGGCTTCAAAAATTCATGTATGTTTCATTATTTTAGTACCAAAGGATGCTTTTCCACAATGGCGTAAACTAGTTTGGAGTCCAGATGGGACATTTTTAGTATTAGCATCTAGCAATGGTTATGCTTCCTTTTACAATGCCCTGGGgaacaatatttttaatatcagtCCAAAAACAATATCCCAAAACCCTCATATTTTAGAAGCTGGTGATGCAATAACTTCTATGATATTTCTCAAACCAAGGACACAGCCTGACAAATGGTCTTATGAATTTATGTTAATCACATACAGCGGTTTACTCAAATCATATCACATTTCAACAACTAACGAATTTGAAGCAAATTATGAATTTTCTTTTGGcactttttataaaaatggaataaaTGCTGTTGTTTATGATGAAAAACACAGCTTATTTTATGTTGCTGGAAATACCATATCACAGAAATTAATGGTAGTTAATGtacttttttatactttttatatatatcaatTTAGGAAGTACAACATCCTGAACTATATAAAACATTACAGTCAACAGCCTCAGACAGTGGATTAACATCTTGGCGACCCCTGAATGAATATCCATATTGCAAGTTGTCATTTACTTTTGATGATGAATCGAAAACTAAGTCAAGATTTTCCATATGGAACATTATCCCCATATTAAGCTTGCAACCAGAATCTATCATATTTAAAGTAAAAATCTCTCCAAATAATAGATTTTTAACATGTTTACATACAGATGGTTCAATATCTTTATGGAGATTACCAACTTTGTTGAtgcaaagaaaatggaaattatCAGAGCAACCAGACTTTAATATACCTAATCCTTTAGGACATGCAAAAACAAAAAAGTTTCCACCAGGTGTTACTGAATTCCATCCAATAGATATTGGCTGGTGGTCAGAAGAGGTaatgtttattatttaaatgtacatacacatatatttaaatacatggtcatgttaattttaatttattgatatttttaaagGCAATTATAATTACAAGATGTTCTGGATCCACTTCTGTATGTTCTACAACCGACTTAAAGAATCTTTTAGGTTCAAGCCCTGAATTTTTAGCTGGACAACCACAAATACATGAACTTGGTTCAGATCGAGGTTTTTTATGTCTTGATTGTGAAACATACATAACAAGTAAAAAACGGAACAGAGAATCTAACACAGAAAGTCAAACATCAGGTTTGTGCTATAGTTCTTAATTAAAAAGTACatattttctatacatataatataacatattaattcaatttttaagAAGCCTCTTCAGAAAGTGAAGAAGAAAGTGATGAACTACAACCAGCtagtatattaaattatacaacGAATTTAATGCAAAGTACCTTGTATTCTATCACTGACATTGAAAGATTTCAGCCTAAAAAGAAGAAGTCAAAAGTATTATTTAGAACATATAGAATCCTTGGACTTAAAAGTACTACACCCGAAGAACTTTATTCAAGAAAAATTGATATAGAGGTATGAGTATTTGTGAAATTCAAAATAGCTGAAACTAAAGTAACCAAAAGATTGTATTATAGGAATATGAAGAAGCATTGGCTTTAGCAAATACATATAATTTGGATACAGATTTGGTATATCAGACACAGTGGAGAAAATCTGAATTATCATTAAATGCTATTCAAGAACATTTGAGTAAAGTTACAAAAAGGTCTTGGGTCTTACATGAATGCATTACTCGAGTTCCAGATACTATCGAAGCAGCAagagaattattaaattttggTTTAAAAGGTGCTAACCTGGAAACTTTAGTAGCAATTGGAACTTGTGACAATGGAAAATTTATAATAGATAATACTGATGAGGAGTGGAGTGAAATGGATGAAGCTAGTATAAGCTTAAGACAGATACAGAAAATAAATCAAGTGCTGAAAAAGATCGATATTAAACATTTATCTGACGCCCAAaaggatttaattaaatatagaaGGAAGCTTCTAGATCATCTAGATAAGTTACTTACatacgaaattattttaaattcctcGTTAAAGTACGATAAAAACTTTTACGAAGAATTTCGACAGCTTTCAGCTGttgaaaatgcaattaaatTTGCGAAGGATGGAGATTGTCGGGGAGTTGAAATTATGTTCACTTACTATGGTGAATGTTTGTTACCTCATTGGTTAGCTATTATTAGTTTCTTTCCAGAGACTTTAAatccattgaaatataaaaaacttCTACCAGAATGCGACATTGATGGACAATTATTTCTGTTTGATCAGCGTGAATTACGACAAAAAGATTGGGCTGAGAAAGCTGAATTCAATGAGATAATTAACTTAGAAAGCGATGATAAATCACAATCACTTTATGAATATGATCCATCGTTAATTATATACAGAAACACATTACTTACACCAGAATTGTTACAAAAATGGTACGAGTCGCGAGCTTATCAGATCGAGAGGAATAGTTATATGATTGATAATGCTTtgcaattaataaaaattgcgAAATTACATAATATTAGTGGATTAGACAATTTGTTGCTAGATTTGGAAACTTTAGAcgatatcatttacaaaatttatatagaagACCTATCTTTAgatcaattacaaaaattatctaatttggaaaaaattaaattgcTAATGAGCATGACTAGTGAAGAAAGTTTTGTTGATGATATAAAAAGTTTTCtattatcatttataaaaagaagaagTCAGTATCTGGGCGGAGAATTACAGAGGCATTTATTTAGTGACTACTTAGTGTCTACTAGTAAAGAAGACTTAAAGTTACCAGTTAAACTTTTTGAATACTTAAAACAATCTCAAGATGATGAGATTCTTCAAATGATAGAGAATATTGCGATTTTAGCGTTAGATTGTATATACGCTTGCAATGATCCTAATATGTACGAAAAAGCAACACGTATTGTAGATTCCATCGCCAAAGACCGTGAAATGAGAAGAATAAACACTCTACTAGAAGAGCTTGATAAAGAACTTGAATgtacaaaaattttaaataaatatggcGTTAAAACTACACTACATGTACTGCGAAAAAATAAGAGTAATCCTGATGCTGCAAAACAACTACTGATTCAAATGGCAAGGAGTTTAAACAAAAGGTGACTaggcatttttttatttttttatattctttttataagaatgttttgtatttcaaaatgttctctATTTAATTTAAGAGTACCACCTCCAGATGAAAAACAATGGGCTCAATTATTAAATGAAATGTTAGAAATTCATGGTCTAATTTTTACATGTCTCGacatagaaatttgttttgAAATCTGTGTATCAGCACGTTTGGTATCAGGAGTTAAATCTAACATACAAAATTGCACTGCTTTAATTGAGACTAAGAAAAATGAACAGTCTTTATTGAAAGTGTCTTATGAAAAAACGgtgaatttaattttagatGCTAGTAAGGAGTATTTTAATAGCTCAAAATCCTTAACTGACTCTAATATGGAATTAGCTCGGTAAGTGTTTTTAGTTCTTGCACTGATTTCCTACTTtaacttttataaataatataatttcagaGCTTGCCTTCATCTAATCATAGATGATAATGCACAGATAAAAGAAGAGTACGATCTCATTAACTCGCTTCAAATTTTGAATGAATTCTATATTGATATATTACCACTTCAAGTGCGATTAATGCAAGACAGACTACAGTTGATAAAGGACTGTTTAAATAAGAGGGTAGATGCTCATAAAAGTCGTCAGAGATTATTAACGTTAGCGAATTACTTACGAATAGAGAGGAATAATAGTAGAATGCGGGAAGGAAAGGTTTTGGAGTTAATTGCAAAAAAAGCACTTGAGGTAGAGTTATTTTAAAGctagtatttaatatttaattgcaGATAATTgatctataatataatatgataggTAAAGGACTTTAATGTTTGTGCTGCTACCTGTCAgcaattaatgcaaaataaCTATATTCCTGCCTGGACAGTTGCTTTAGAATTAGGATTTTGTGGAGATTACGAAGATCTGAAAACTAGGCAAAAATGTTTATGGTTTGCAATAAACAATGGACCTAGCGATATGCTAAGCAAAGCACTagatcaaatatatttaatagaaatacaAATGTTACATAAAAATTTGGAATTGTGGATACCTTCTGCTTTACTATCTGATGATTTCAATGATAGTGAAGACGCAGATAGTGAAGATGAATTTATAGATGCATTAACAACTGTaagaaattcattaaaaaatactACCTCTAACGAAAAACTATACTAAAATATTGTCAATTTACAGCCGCAAATAGAAACTAAAGAATTTGTCCCAAAAGTTTTGGAAGCTTCTACTGAAATAGTAAAAACTTCTGCAAATGTTATGAAAGATTCAGCATttagtttaataaaaaatataagcgACACAAATTTTTGGAAATctagattaaaatttaatttctcaaataatCAGGATAATGACACAAGATATGAAAATCCTATAGAAGATGATGACATACAAAGTTTCCAATGTTTTTATGAagatttacataaaaattgtaaacttAGTGAACTCGACACGAAATACGTAAATTATTCAATGCCAGATTTGCAAAATACGCAGCTCAAATGCTGTCGTGCTCTTTTGAGGATAACTATGTTGAATGAAACATTTTGTTATGGTTTGGAAGTGAGTGATATTAATCACTGTAAGTATTATGTATTCACCTAAACGGAAATGTATATAAGTTAAATACTGGATAAatgataatttctttttttattttagtatttttagaGTGTACGAAGTATACTATACAACAGGATTGGTTACTAGGCATGGCGTATTTATTTAGTGTACATAAGAAATACATAGAGGAAATACACAATGTTTTAATGGAACTGCCACAAACAATGCTATACATACAAACTTCAATGTATTATTATTGTTTGGAATTATACAAAACCACatataaagattattattttacAGATTTATATTCGTTTGATCCATTGAGTTTAATATTAAAAACGATGAGTACAGCTTACAAATGCAAAAAATCTGACATTTATAAACCATTTGAATATTGGCAAGCATGTTTATTTAAAAGCTGCGGAATAAATAAGACGGAATTTCTTGAGTTACATCACGACATTGAAACGAAAAACGACGATAAGATTGAAGATCATAAAAAGTTAGATGAATTTAATATTGTTCAAACACAAAGTTCAAGTGTATCTACTGGAAAatcaaaagaagaagaaatttcgACAGAAAATGCGCGACGTAACGAGAAAGATAAAATTAAGATGAGTTCATCTGAATCTAATGACAAAAATGATATAGAATGGACTGATAATTGGGGCAACTTTTCAGATGAAGATATAATAGAAAACGTAGGGAacaaaaaagatattttaaatcaAGAACTATGTATAGAAAATAATACTTCTCTAATAAAAGATATAGGGGAATGTGCAACAGAAAAAGATCgctttgaagtttttgaaaaaatatttagtaaAATAAGGAATGCTGATCATTTTTATGAGGCAAAGAAATTGTTATTACAATGGCCACAATTTAAAGATTCTCAATATACAAAAGTTAATAAACATCCAATTTTAAAAATGATGAAACTAGTTAATACCTTTATTatggaaaaagataaaaacaaaCATAGCAAACAAAGTTTTGAAGAATATAAAGAATTAATAGAAGCATTATCTTCAACAAATGtaaatttcttattaaaataCAACTTATTAGATTATAaccaatttattaaatataactaattatttttttttatttgtattaggTACTCAAAGAATTTTTGAACACAGAAGAAATTCCTCTTGAGCACGCAATTTATATTAGGTTGGATATGGATAATTCAGAATTTCACGAAGAAGCAGTAAATATTCTTATGGAAAGACATAAAGTATGTACAAGCACGTACATCAACAAGTTCATGCCTTTATTTTACACATTTCTACTAATGTTATTTTATGTTTTAGGAATTAACATTGTCAGCACCGATACTAGAAatgttatttttgaaaaatttaacgGCATACTTCGATCCGAATCACGAAATATTTGATCGAATCATTGAACATGTCTTTGTGAATCGATCTCTAACAAATGTAAAGGAAAATGCAGAAATTCTTatacaagaattaaaaaaaggaaagcaTATAGCGCATGCCTTATGCATAATTAGATTAATGGAAGATATACCACCATCTTTATCTACATTTAGTACTTGTTGCGAACTTCTAATGaggaaataaatacatatattcattCCTTCCTATGATTTTAACTTGCAcgagataaaagttcaaaagatgacttatttaaaatttgtaattaatatttttattcgtgAAATGTAAAAGACTTTTTTAAAAGAGGTAAGAAAACAGTAACTAATAGCTTCTAGATTTGCATCTACGtccttaaaattaatatgtacatactatgaatatttattttgtacaaTGTGTTATTTGTAAGTATAAGCGTGATAtgtatattgaaatataaatattcaaaaaagATGTTGATAGTTAATGTCTTATCCCTACCTTGTGTAATCatctttataaattaatatcttgAAAAACTGCGACGTAGAACTCGACTTGATTTACATGTATtacaaaaattcaatatttctttttgcatTTCTTACAACAAAATTTCAAGTGAACAGAATAATGTATAAATGCGCGCACAGCCATGActgtttaatttaaaattcaaacgtgatatttaattacattcataataataacttataacatgCAATGAACTTAGAACACTATTCTATcatttttatcaacttcttaTAATTAACACACAATATTAATCGCTTTTTCGAATTCGCTATGTAAAGTTCGAGTTggttaattaaattcaaaaaattaaatttcgcgGAATATAGAATTggtttaaatatatatatatatattcttaaaaaGATAAAATGGCGGATTGCCATTATTCACCGGTAGttatttcaaaataagctaAAGAATTGAAGTTCAAAATATACAAGTGAAATGCATACTAAAGTACATATTGTTCAATAGTTAGCTAGTACGTTTTTAAATgctaaatatatatcaaaatcttacattttatatatattttatctgaTTTTGCtacattttttataaaacactatttatgtttaattatattataaaatgtagAAAGATTATCATacataagaataaaaatttatattgtaattataattataaaatatgatcATTTCTTTTAGCTTTATTAGTTACGTATTCAATATATAGTGAAGTTTATACTTAACCTGTCGGATTATACATAGGTTATGTAAGTTGTACTTGCTGTTATTAGGAATAtgacataaaaaatattattacacaatgcccatttttttatatattttatttgttttcagcTTAAAGTTTTCTGTACAGTTGCGAAAATGTCTATTACGTTAAATGTAAATGATCCATCAAAGGATgaagaattaatagaaaattgtCAGCACTTTAAAGAACGTGCAGAGCGAAATCGTCAAAAAGCATTACTATTAAGAAAATCTAAAATAGTTTCTCATCCTTATATAAGGAGGTACGTTGCCAATATCAAtagttagaaaaataaaaaaattgtataacaaAACATTTGTACTTTTTTAAAGTGAGAACGAAGATTCAGAAAAGAGTACATCATATAAAGTTCAAGGACAACGTGTTATAGATAGTGGAGGAGGTTTTCTTATAGAAGAAAGTGATGAATTAGAACAACAaatggtataacatttttaattattttaatagttATTACACTAAATATTAATTGGATTTCATAActaatattttctttcttttcagtTACAAATAATATCAAAACCTGCACCTATTCTTGTAGATTTTCCTCATTGCGATGAATGTAAGAATGAATTTAAAGACTCATATCTACtacaaacatttaatttatCTGTATGTGATAACTGCAGGTATACAAGCATTATTTGAACTagcaattattttaatataaaactttagattattataattagttttttaTATTAGAGATCCTAAGGGCAAGCACTCTTTGATTACAAAAACAGAAGCAAAACAAGagtatttattaaaagattGTGATTTGGATAAAAGAGAACCTCCATTAAAATGTATTACTAAAAAAAATCCCCATAATGCAAATTGGGGTGAAATGAAATTGTATTTGCAACTACAAATAGAACAAAGAGCTTTACAAGTATGGGGTTctgaagaaaaattattaaaggaAAAAGAATTACGTGATGTTAAGAGGGAAGGagctaaaataaaaaaatttaacaaaaaggTAATGATAAACGTATTTCAAATCTAATATCGTACTTGTActttaatacaaaataatacaatatagatatttttatcttACCAACTTACTATTTTTGTATTGTACAGATTAAACAATTAAGAATGCAAGTCAGGAGCTCGTTATATGATAAAACATCAAAAGCTTCTCATACGCACGAGTTTGGAGAAGATACATATAATGAACATGAtgatacatatacacacacttGCATTACTTGTGGATATGAAGAAACATacgaaaaaatgtaaattttataataatgaattttatagGAATTATTGGATTGTGTTTTTAGATATGAGTTtcttatattaagaaatttatttactaCTCGCGAAATGCATACACaataaaaaaggataaaaaaatcACTTcccttatttatttatgtattttctctctcttgtttaattttcaattgaaatttattttttgtacTAACAAAAGTTTATACATCATAATGTATTCCTAGTGTTTCTATCATTTAACTAGTTAAAAACgagaaatataattaataatttttatttgtgtTATAGTACtgtaatgatatatatatatatatcatatatatcatatatatatatatacttttcttAATTATGGAAAACAATTTGATTGTACTCTGAATATTCTACATGTTTTCAATGATAATCTAGCTAAGTCACTACAgctaaatattaatattctacTATGTAAAAATATAACTATTTCTACAAAAAAATAATCATTTCACCATATTAGCTTCATACAAACATTGTCAACTTTATATTTCATTGTAAATTAAGTATACATATTTCATAACATTTAAAATACTATCCTACTTCCAACAAAATCAAACTTTTAACATATTTAATTCATTCTTGGATTTGATTCAAAATTTCTATCGTTGcacttttgttcaaattattagtcATTTAGTTTTTTGGTTTATGCTCTTCCATGTACacaaaaaatattacatattacatataacCAACCGTTCAATACAAGGTATTCTAGGTACAGATTAAGATGAACTCATTTATATAGCATTAATGTTAAGACTTCTCTATGAACTCCTTACATACATTTTGTACAGGCAGTAACATATTTGGCACAGACAGTTTAATTCCTGTAGTATCTTGGGGAGTACTTATCGCATTTGTTACTGCGGTAGATGatctgaaataaaattttgttttatttattcattttatattattcttttagggctttccattattttatttatagacaTACCTGTTGTGCCTAAGATGACTTTTGACTAAATGACCAGCTGTAAGAGCAGCCATTAATGATAATTCGCCGGCAAGTACTGTGGCACATATTATTCTAGCTAATCTGCTAGCATTTTCACCAGGTTGATCAGTATGTGCACCTTGAACACCTAACATAGCCAAACATGCTCCTTGTGCAGGAAGACCAGTTCCACCTCCAATAGTACCAATTTCTATGCTGGGCATTGTACAGGATACATACAGATCTGAACCATCTGCTCCCCATGGTTCCATTAAAGTCATACAATTGCTACTTCCAACATTTTGTGCAGGATCTTGACCCGTAGCGATAAAAATTGCGGTTACAATATTTGCAGCGTGCGCATTAAAACCACCTACGCTGCCAGCTATGGCGGACCCAAtcatatttttacttatattcaCATCAACTAATGCGTGAACCGATGTTTTCAGCACATTAGTAACAATATCTGCAGGGACCACTGCTTCACAAACAACACTTTTACCTCTACCTTGAATCCAATTTACTGCTGCTGGTTTTTTATCCGTGCAAAAATTACCGCTTAACGATAATATTTCCATGTCGGGGAAATGTTCCTTTACCGTGTTCAATGACTTTTCAGTACCTTTAGACAACATATTCATACCCATAGCGTCACCAGTAGTAGCCACAAAACGAATAAACAAATGCCTGCCAGCAATGCGTATGTGAATCTTCGTCAACCTTGCAAATCTGCTAGTTAAATCAAAATTCTCCTtcatttctttgaaattttcagGATCTTGCATCCATACCATAGCTTCACTTGCTCTAACGATATTTGGAAACCTCACAACTGGTCCCCTAGTCATTCCATCAGCAACTACGCGGCTTGTTACACCGCATTTTAACAATGCCCTACTACCACGATTTGTAGATGCTACTAAACATCCCTCTGTTGTAGCCATTGGTATATGATATAATTCACCATCGACTAATAGTGGGCCAGCAATTCCAAGCGGTACAGGCACATATCCTACAACGTTCTCACAACAGGATCCTAATACTTTACTATAATCATAATTTTTGTACGGTAAATCGAGGAGAGTATCGAGAAATTTTCCCGCCTCTCCAATTATAAGACGTCTGATTCCAACACCTCGCTCCATGTCACCA contains the following coding sequences:
- the Xpac gene encoding DNA repair protein complementing XP-A cells homolog Xpac, with protein sequence MSITLNVNDPSKDEELIENCQHFKERAERNRQKALLLRKSKIVSHPYIRSENEDSEKSTSYKVQGQRVIDSGGGFLIEESDELEQQMLQIISKPAPILVDFPHCDECKNEFKDSYLLQTFNLSVCDNCRDPKGKHSLITKTEAKQEYLLKDCDLDKREPPLKCITKKNPHNANWGEMKLYLQLQIEQRALQVWGSEEKLLKEKELRDVKREGAKIKKFNKKIKQLRMQVRSSLYDKTSKASHTHEFGEDTYNEHDDTYTHTCITCGYEETYEKM